A window of Dehalococcoidia bacterium genomic DNA:
CGAGGAGGACTACAACGAGATGGTGGTGGTGCGCGACATCGAGGTCTACAGCCTCTGTGAGCACCACCTTCTGCCCTTTTTCGGGCGTTGCCACATTGCCTATCTACCCCAGGGCCGCATCGTCGGCCTGAGCAAGCTGGCCCGCCTGGTCGATGTCTATGCCCGCCGCCTTCAGGTCCAGGAGCGCCTCACGACTCAGATCGCGGAAGCCATCGAGGCAATCCTTCGGCCAAAGGGCGTCGCAGTGGTCATCGAGGCGCGGCACCTCTGCATGATGATGCGCGGCGTCGAGAAGCAGAACAGCCTCGTGGTCACCGACTGCCTGCTCGGCCGCTTCCGCTCGGACCAGCGCACGCGCGCCGAGTTCTTCAGCGTCATAGGGAAGTAGGAATGACGGGAGGCAGGGTCATAGAGGGGCGGCGAGCCCCGGGCCTGACCCTGCCTCCTCGTTCCCCGGTCCCTGTCCCGTCTACTGGAGGCGCGATAGCGCCCGCTGCACCAGAGTCCGGATCGCCTCTTGCGTCCGCTGCGGGTTCGCTGCCTCGAGCTGCACGTCTATGAAAGTGGTGCCCTTGAGGACCAGGAGCTCCGTCCGCGTGGAGTCGTACCAGCAGGCGAGGTCGCCGATGCCCTGGACGCGCTCCTTCTGCTCACACAGGAACGCCTCGAGAGCCTGGCGGATCTGGGGCGAGACCGTGCCGCCGGCCCGCCAGAACGTAATGTCGACGGATCCTCTGCTGGACTGATAGCTGCAGGCGGAGACGCTGACCGTGAGGCCAGGCGCCACGGTCTGAGTACCGACGTTGAAGCCCTGCGGGTCCTGCACTTGCTCGCCGACCGCCGCCGTTATCTCATCCCTGGTAACCAGCCGGCAGGCCTCGATGGCCAACGCCCCGGTGCCGGCGGCGATGGTTGCGACGACTCCGCCCGCGGGCGTAGTCGGCGCGGCCGTGGCCGCAGCGGCCGGCCTGGTAGCTGTCGCCCCCGCTCCCCCGCCCGGCGCCTGCGTCGCCTGGGACTGGGGGGCTGCGGTTGGAGAGCTCTCACTGTCTTTGTCGCCGCCGCAAGCTGACAGGGCGAGGGCCGCTGCAAGCATGACCGCGGCGACCGTCGCGATGCCAGCTCTTTTCGAAATCACGAATACCTCCTGGAGAATCGCTGCCCGTGTCTGCGGCAACATTGAAGGCCCGCGCCGCCTGAGGCAAGTGGCGAAGCGCACAGAGTCCCCTCGAGATGGCTGGAAGCCACCCCTCAGCCGGAGATCGAGCGCGCTGCTGCCGCCCCGGCGGTGCGGCCGAACACGGCCCCGGCCATGAGGCCGGCGCCGCCGGGGTAGTTGTGCCAGAACAGACCACCGACCAGCTCTCCGGCCGCGTACAGGCCCCGGATCGGCCGGTCCGTGTCGTCCAGCACCTGCCCCGTCGAGGGCTCGATCCTGAGGCCGCCGAAGGTGAAAGTGATGCCGCAGGTCACTGCGTAGCCCACGAACGGCGGCGTGTCGATCGGCAAGGCCCAGTTCGACTTCGGCGGCGTGATGCCCTCCGTGCGCTTCCCATCGAGCACCGTCGGGTCGAAGTGGCCCGGCTGGCAGGCGGCGTTGTAGCGGTCGACCGTGCTCTTGAGGGCCACCGGGTCCAGGCCCAGCCCTTCCGCGAGCTCCTCGATCGTCGCCGCTTCCGCCATGGTCACGCGGGCAATGCGGTACTCGTCGCGCAGCATCGCGCGCGTCTTGTCGTCGAAAATCTGAAAAGCAAGCTGCCGGGGCTGCCGCAGGATCTCCCGCCCGTACTTGGCGTAGGTGTAATTCCGGAAATCTGCGCCCTCGTCGACGAAGCGCTGCGCCTCAGCGTTGACGATGATGCCGAGGGGGTACGAGTGTTTCTGGTAGAGGTCGCCGACCACGCGGTTGCCGAAGGGCGGCGCTCCCGCATCCCAGGCCACGGCGTGACAGCCGCTCCAGTGCCCGTAGGCCTGGGCGCCGATATCGAGGGCCATGCGGATGCCATCGCCGGTGTTGTAACGGGTGCCCCTCACCTTCGCCAACTCCCAGCCCTGGCCCAGGTACCGGGTGCGCATCTCCGGGTTCGCCTCGAAGCCGCCGCAGGCGAGGACGACCGCGCGCGCGGGCGCGTCCTCGAAGCCCGAGGGCGTGCGTATCCTGACCCCGCGCACGGCCCCGTCCTCGCCGGTCAGGAGCGCGTGGGCGCCGGCTTCGTACCGGATCTGGACGCCCTTCGCCTCGGCGATGCGCAACCAGTGGTCGATCAAGCCTGGGCCGCCACCCACAGCCTCGACGGTGAGGCCGCCCCAGAAGCGATAGACCTCTCCCACCTTGAACGCCTGCCGGCCCGTCATGAGGGCCCAGCGCATCCCCTGCTCCCGCATCCACACCATGGTGGGAAAGCTCTGGCCCACCAGCCGTCCCGCCAGGTCCGGGTCCGCCAGTCCCTCCGTGACTCGCATGATGTCGTCGTGGTACTTCGAGGCCGGGTAGGAGCCTACATCGACCGCCCGCAGCTCGGCCTCCGACAGGTCGATGAGCTTCCTGATGTCGTCGATGCCGTCGTATGCGAAGCGGAAGCCGCCGCCGGCGAAGAAGCTGTTGCCGCCGACCGCCTCACGCGGCCCTTTTTCGACCATGAGGACCGACGCGCCCTCGTTGCGCGCCGCCACTGCCGCCGACATCGCGGCATTCCCGGTCCCGACCACGAGCACGTCCACAGGTTCCATCGCCATGTTGCGGATCATATCGCGGCCGGCGGATTCGGCCGAGCGCCGGTCCTGGCGTCAATCGAAGCTCGCGACCCACGTCCTGCACGCCGCCGTCTGGGAACCGTCCTGCGGCAGGTATGCTAGACAGCCGTGGCGACCTTCCTTCTCATTCACGGTGCGAACCTCGGCGGCTGGTGCTGGCGTCTCATAACGCCGTCGCTGCGCTTCGCCGGCCACGAGGTCTACGCTCCCAGCCTCACCGGCTGCGGCGACCGCTCGCACCTCCTGTCGCCGCAGATCGGGCTCGACACATGGGTGGAGGATGTCGCCAGCCTCATGTGGCACGAGGACATCGACAACCTGGTCCTCGTGGGCCACAGCAATGCGGGTGTGGTTGCCCTAGGTGCGGCCAATCGAATGCCGGAGCGGGTAGCGCACATAGTCGCCATCGATTCGGTCCTACCAGCGGCAGGCCAGTCGATCTGGGATGCCCTCGCGCCGGATGCCCGCGAGTGGATGCAGCGCAACCTCGACCTGATCGGCGAGACGTGGAAGTCGCCGCCGGCGCCGCTTGAGGGGTGGGTGGAGATGGCCCGCGCCGAGGGCTGGAACGAGGTGATCGGGCGCTGGGCGGGCCAGCGCGCGGGCTGGAGCCCGCTGAAGCCGCTGAAGGACGCGCTCACACTCAAGCCCAGCGAAGCCTTCGACAAGCTGCCGAAGACGTTCGTGCGCTGCGTCCGGGCGCACGCCCCCGGCTCAGACCTGTCCGCCGCGGCCCGGGAAGCCGGCTGGGACGTCGTCGAGCTGGCCGCCGGACACCTGCCTATGCTTGGCGCGCCGCGCGAGCTCACGGACCTCCTGCTGCAGATAGCGGCGCCCTACGGCGCCTGAACGCGCGCCTCGATTTGCACCGCCGCGCCGCCAAGGGCGCGGGCCTTTCGTGCTCAGTTCCGGCATCCGCCCCGAGGTCCTTCGGCCCGGGACGCCGGGCCCTACTCCGGGAGCAGGCGCACCGGCTTGATGGGCAGGCTGGCGGCGTCCGGAGCGCCAGTTACGTCCGCGCCCTTGAGCCAGCCGTAGAGGGAGGAACCGGGCGCGACAGCGACCGCGATCCAGAGCCCGTCCTCGCTGGCTCCGACCACCTCTAGCTTTGCGCCCCTGGGCAGGACGCCAAGGACGACATAATCGTCCGACGGTCCGAGGCGCAGGTCGGCCGTCCTTGCCGCCCTGGGGCCGGTCCAGGGAGCGGGCGCCGGCGCTGAGGCCGGCGGCTCCACCGCGTTCGTGGCGCGGGTGACGCCCGACTCCGGGTCGGCAGTCGTGGCCGCGGGCGATGAGAGGAGATACAAGGCCACCAGCGCCGCGGCCCCGAGCAGAACGCTAAGCCGGAGCAGCCAACCCGACACCGTAGCGCCAGCCGAGCCAGCGACAGGCGGACGGGCAGGCAAGGCCCCTGGCAGGCCGGCCAAGATAGTGCTCCCCTGGGACGAGTCGAACTGAGTTTAGGGAGCGCTCAAGAGGCTCTCCGTCAAGGACGACGGAGCCCCAATATCGATTTCGAATCAAGTAGCCTGACGGCCGGCGTGAAACCCTGTCGCGCCTGAGTGCCGGCTCAATTAGGATCGCCGCTAGACAGCAGGGACCGACTCGAGGCGTCTGTCCCGGTCAGGTGCGCCGGGCGTTCCAAAGGGTCCGTTATCTAGCGGGGAGCTTCATATGACCGAGAAGATACGGGTAGGGTTCATCGGTGCGGGGGGGAACACCCGCCTCCGCCACATCCCGGGCCTCAAGTCACAGCCGGACGTCGAGCTGGCCTGGGTGTGCAACCGCTCGCTCGAGAGTGGCCAGAGAGTGGCGGCGGAGTTCGGCATCGAGAAGGTGACAACGGACCCGGAGGACATCTTCACCGACCCGAGCGTCAACGCCGTGTGCATCGGCACCTGGCCCTACATGCACAAGGAGTACACGGTCCGCGCCCTGGGCGCCGGAAAGCACGTGTTGTGCGAGGCGCGCATGGCGATGAATGCGGAGGAGGCCCGCGAGATGCTCGCCGCCTCGCGAGCACGGCCTGACCTCGTCGCCCAACTCGTGCCTGCCCCCTTCGACTTCCGCTGCGGGCCCACGATCTCGAAACTGATCCGCGAGGGCTACGTCGGCCAGCCTACGGATGTCGTCATCACGGTCCTGAACGGCCAGGGCCTGGACCCCGCGCGTATGCTTCAGTGGCGGCACCGCTACGACTACTCCGGCCACAACACGATGATGCTCGGCATCTATAACGAGGTCGTCCAGCGCTGGCTCGGAGACACCACCCGGGTCACAGCCCAGGCCCGCGTGTTCATCGACCGCCGACGCGACCCCGAGACGGGGAAGGAGGTCGAGGTCCTGATACCGGACAGCATCACGGTAGCCGCGGGCATGCGCATCGGCGCGCGCGCGACTTACGTCTTCAGCGCGGTCGCGCCAGTGGCCCAGCGCAGCGGCATCACCGTGTACGGGACCGAGGGTGTCATCGTCTGGGAGGGTGGCGACCGCATGCAGGTTGCGAAGGCCGGTGGCCAGCTCGAGCCGCGCGAACCGGAGCCCGAGCTCGCAGGCTCCTGGCGTGTCGAACAGGACTTCGTCGAGTCTATCCGGGAGGGCAAGCCCGTGAGGCTCACGAACTTCGAGGACGGCGTACGCTACATGGAGTTCACGGACGCAGTCTGGCAGTCCTGGCACGAGGGGCGCGCCGTCGATGTGAAGCCGCT
This region includes:
- the folE gene encoding GTP cyclohydrolase I FolE, whose translation is MRDEADVARVEAPLPPASPEIARLVRRLLEELGEDTGRAGLKDTPERVARAFQFLTHGTHIDPFEVVGRAVFEEDYNEMVVVRDIEVYSLCEHHLLPFFGRCHIAYLPQGRIVGLSKLARLVDVYARRLQVQERLTTQIAEAIEAILRPKGVAVVIEARHLCMMMRGVEKQNSLVVTDCLLGRFRSDQRTRAEFFSVIGK
- the tcuA gene encoding FAD-dependent tricarballylate dehydrogenase TcuA; the protein is MAMEPVDVLVVGTGNAAMSAAVAARNEGASVLMVEKGPREAVGGNSFFAGGGFRFAYDGIDDIRKLIDLSEAELRAVDVGSYPASKYHDDIMRVTEGLADPDLAGRLVGQSFPTMVWMREQGMRWALMTGRQAFKVGEVYRFWGGLTVEAVGGGPGLIDHWLRIAEAKGVQIRYEAGAHALLTGEDGAVRGVRIRTPSGFEDAPARAVVLACGGFEANPEMRTRYLGQGWELAKVRGTRYNTGDGIRMALDIGAQAYGHWSGCHAVAWDAGAPPFGNRVVGDLYQKHSYPLGIIVNAEAQRFVDEGADFRNYTYAKYGREILRQPRQLAFQIFDDKTRAMLRDEYRIARVTMAEAATIEELAEGLGLDPVALKSTVDRYNAACQPGHFDPTVLDGKRTEGITPPKSNWALPIDTPPFVGYAVTCGITFTFGGLRIEPSTGQVLDDTDRPIRGLYAAGELVGGLFWHNYPGGAGLMAGAVFGRTAGAAAARSISG
- a CDS encoding alpha/beta hydrolase, yielding MATFLLIHGANLGGWCWRLITPSLRFAGHEVYAPSLTGCGDRSHLLSPQIGLDTWVEDVASLMWHEDIDNLVLVGHSNAGVVALGAANRMPERVAHIVAIDSVLPAAGQSIWDALAPDAREWMQRNLDLIGETWKSPPAPLEGWVEMARAEGWNEVIGRWAGQRAGWSPLKPLKDALTLKPSEAFDKLPKTFVRCVRAHAPGSDLSAAAREAGWDVVELAAGHLPMLGAPRELTDLLLQIAAPYGA
- a CDS encoding Gfo/Idh/MocA family oxidoreductase, whose translation is MTEKIRVGFIGAGGNTRLRHIPGLKSQPDVELAWVCNRSLESGQRVAAEFGIEKVTTDPEDIFTDPSVNAVCIGTWPYMHKEYTVRALGAGKHVLCEARMAMNAEEAREMLAASRARPDLVAQLVPAPFDFRCGPTISKLIREGYVGQPTDVVITVLNGQGLDPARMLQWRHRYDYSGHNTMMLGIYNEVVQRWLGDTTRVTAQARVFIDRRRDPETGKEVEVLIPDSITVAAGMRIGARATYVFSAVAPVAQRSGITVYGTEGVIVWEGGDRMQVAKAGGQLEPREPEPELAGSWRVEQDFVESIREGKPVRLTNFEDGVRYMEFTDAVWQSWHEGRAVDVKPL